A window of the Vicia villosa cultivar HV-30 ecotype Madison, WI unplaced genomic scaffold, Vvil1.0 ctg.000685F_1_1, whole genome shotgun sequence genome harbors these coding sequences:
- the LOC131630483 gene encoding dual specificity protein phosphatase PHS1-like, with the protein MSNEQQNQYPEAQNQDKEQFESEGPSPLTVASRVFNWLQSVRKRTSNYRSSGFPRSSSVPFCFGESAEDAEIDMLPDQTEISVWDRLGKAEMLDIESNSFSWDMLSSLHHTEHTSSNEHSEDEMNRALEMTVNSGGVVFFALFNVGSDDASPKEAAAVIKISSSRMATQSERLGYEFAKWLGVQAPQARVIHNTSIEWLQIREAAEKARDAASCESDVIGETTCSELLEALELSRCLLFMSYVHGSPLLESSSAFESRDSAERTSAALGRVMMLDLVIRNEDRLPCPQLRWRGNPANLLLAEKAIPSNLDTKEESVDLVMNRSRVVGALQKKKRSTSRSCSHNNEIRSQGSPLSLIRESSDDMCLKSQTSTGSNIVAIDSGVPRRPPAVKRADDQVSYPKLVELVLNSSEFSSCLLHDITGGKLGSPPLEDINLTVDIQGTDVTSIVHEFRCGFRAALRDLQGFHIFLLTLHQKLDNLLRSFNNTISKISPGESEKEDSPSPATGCCLSPTRKERFSNDSHQDFSDSDSQRSAPRALSSSGNRNICDSASPMSREGCHGKSSKGSLEPLHDSHFTAKLRDFHKFAKVDAESYKELEHWNEMLKSDAIKLCQENNFNSGFFEGSDSNTVVDAYELKIRLEHILERIALISEAANTERPSAITNCLFIGGALSARSIYTMQHLGITHILCLCTNEIGQSDSQFPDLFTYKNFFVCDTENSNISLLFEEACDFIEDVERTGQGILVHCFEGKSRSVTVVLAYLMLRKSFTLLEAWNAMKKVHRRAQPNDGFGKILQELDQKLHGKVSMEWRRRRPTMKVCPICGKNAGLSSSSLKLHLQKSHKRLSSGSVDSAMTMEIQKALTTLNISRGGSVSPTHRLSHSMTD; encoded by the exons ATGTCAAATGAGCAACAAAACCAATACCCCGAAGCACAAAACCAG GATAAAGAGCAATTCGAGTCTGAAGGACCATCGCCCCTAACCGTTGCTTCCCGG GTTTTTAATTGGCTTCAATCAGTTCGAAAACGCACTTCCAATTACCGCTCCTCCGGTTTCCCTCGCTCTTCTTCCGTACCCTTTTG TTTTGGAGAATCTGCAGAGGATGCAGAAATTGATATGCTTCCTGATCAAACTGAAATTAGCGTGTGGGATAGGCTTGGTAAAGCTGAAATGTTGGACATTGAATCAAATTCCTTTTCTTGGGACATGCTCTCTTCACTTCACCATACTGAGCACACCAGTAGCAATGAGCATTCTGAAGATGAAATGAACAGAGCTCTTGAG ATGACAGTAAATTCTGGAGGGGTTGTCTTCTTTGCCCTTTTCAATGTCGGGAGCGATGATGCTTCTCCAAAAGAAGCAGCAGCGGTCATAAAAATATCTTCGTCAAGAATGGCAACACAGTCTGAACGACTTGGATATGAATTCGCCAAATGGTTGGGAGTCCAAGCTCCACAG GCTAGAGTCATTCACAATACCAGTATAGAATGGCTCCAAATAAGGGAAGCGGCAGAAAAAGCAAGGGATGCAGCAAGTTGTgagagtgatgttattggtgaaaCGACCTGTTCGGAACTTTTGGAAGCACTAGAGCTTAGTCGGTGTCTCTTGTTTATGAG TTATGTACATGGCTCACCTTTACTTGAAAGCTCTAGCGCGTTTGAATCAAGGGATTCTGCAGAAAGAACGTCAGCCGCGCTTGGCAGGGTAATGATGCTAGATCTTGTTATTAGAAATGAAGATAGACTCCCATGCCCTCAACTTAGATGGCGTGGGAACCCTGCCAATTTGTTATTGGCTGAAAAAGCAATCCCTTCAAATTTAGATACAAAAGAAGAAAGTGTTGATTTGGTAATGAACCGGTCCAGGGTAGTTGGGGCGCTGCAGAAAAAGAAAAGGTCCACTTCAAGATCATGTTCTCATAATAATGAAATAAGATCACAAGGCTCTCCTCTTTCACTTATAAGAGAATCATCTGATGACATGTGCCTTAAAAGTCAAACGTCTACTGGATCCAACATTGTGGCTATTGACTCTGGTGTTCCTCGTCGACCTCCTGCTGTAAAACGTGCAGATGATCAGGTAAGTTATCCTAAGTTGGTTGAATTAGTACTGAATAGCTCTGAGTTTTCCTCTTGCCTCTTACATGATATAACCGGAGGGAAATTAGGAAGTCCTCCCTTAGAAGACATAAATTTAACGGTCGACATACAAGGGACTGATGTAACATCAATAGTTCACGAGTTCCGTTGTGGTTTCCGTGCTGCTCTTAGGGATCTGCAAGGATTTCATATATTCCTACTTACACTCCACCAAAAACTTGATAACTTGTTACGATCATTTAATAATACTATAAGCAAAATATCACCGGGGGAGTCTGAAAAGGAAGATTCACCTTCACCTGCTACTGGTTGTTGTCTCTCTCCAACAAGAAAAGAGAGATTTTCTAATGATAGCCATCAAGATTTTAGTGATTCAGATTCACAGAGATCTGCTCCAAGGGCATTGTCATCTTCAGGCAATAGGAATATTTGCGACTCGGCTTCTCCTATGTCAAGAGAAGGTTGCCATGGAAAATCCTCCAAAGGGAGTCTGGAGCCATTGCATGATTCTCATTTTACAGCTAAGCTCCGAGACTTCCATAAATTTGCCAAG GTTGATGCAGAATCTTATAAAGAATTGGAACACTGGAATGAAATGCTTAAAAGTGATGCTATCAAGTTATGCCAGGAGAACAATTTCAATTCAGGATTTTTTGAGGGAAGTGATAGCAACACTGTTGTTGATGCATATGAATTGAAG ATCAGACTTGAGCATATCCTTGAAAGGATTGCATTGATATCAGAGGCTGCAAATACAGAGAGACCATCTGCTATTACAAATTGTTTGTTCATCGGTGGTGCGCTATCTGCAAGATCTATATACACAATGCAACACTTGGGAATCACTCATATCTTGTGTTTGTGTACTAATGAAATTGGACAATCAGATTCTCAATTTCCGGATCTTTTCACCtacaaaaatttcttt GTATGTGACACCGAGAATTCTAACATCAGCCTCTTATTTGAAGAAGCTTGTGATTTTATAGAAGATGTCGAGAGAACAGGTCAGGGAATTCTAGTCcattgtttcgaaggaaaaagcaGAAGTGTCACTGTAGTCCTTGCTTACTTGATGCTAAGAAA GAGTTTCACATTACTAGAAGCATGGAATGCTATGAAAAAAGTTCACCGTCGAGCACAGCCGAACGACGGTTTTGGAAAGATTTTACAGGAACTGGATCAAAAACTCCATGGGAAGGTTTCAATGGAGTGGCGGAGGCGGAGACCAACAATGAAAGTTTGTCCTATATGTGGCAAGAATGCTGGACTTAGTAGCAGCTCACTTAAGCTCCATCTTCAGAAATCTCATAAAAGACTATCATCCGGAAGTGTAGATAGTGCCATGACAATGGAAATCCAAAAGGCATTAACCACTTTGAATATTAGCCGTGGCGGGAGTGTGAGCCCCACACACAGGCTATCTCATTCAATGacagattaa